From one Leifsonia soli genomic stretch:
- the rplS gene encoding 50S ribosomal protein L19: MHILDQLDAASLKQDIPEFRAGDTVKVHVNIIEGTRSRVQVFQGVVIGRSGEGVRETFTVRKISFQVGVERTFPVHSPVIDKIEVVTRGDVRRAKLYYLRELRGKKAKIKEKREN; the protein is encoded by the coding sequence ATGCACATCCTCGACCAGCTCGACGCCGCGTCCCTCAAGCAGGACATCCCCGAGTTCCGCGCCGGCGACACCGTCAAGGTGCACGTGAACATCATCGAGGGCACCCGCTCTCGCGTCCAGGTCTTCCAGGGCGTCGTCATCGGCCGCTCCGGCGAGGGCGTCCGCGAGACCTTCACGGTCCGCAAGATCAGCTTCCAGGTGGGTGTCGAGCGCACCTTCCCCGTGCACTCCCCGGTCATCGACAAGATCGAGGTCGTCACCCGCGGTGACGTGCGTCGCGCGAAGCTCTACTACCTGCGCGAGCTCCGCGGCAAGAAGGCGAAGATCAAGGAGAAGCGCGAGAACTGA